CCAGTAATTCAGGGCAGTCCAATGTCCCATTCACCAACTTAAAAAGAAGCACCAGATCATTGAGTCTTCTCCTTTGAGCCAAAGGTAAGAGTCCGAAACGATTCTCCAATTCCATCACAGAAACATCAAAGTAGGCAAATCCCATCCTACAGCCAAGCATTCTTACAAATCGCCTCTGCACCCTATGCAGCTGATCTATCTGATACTGATGATAAGGCGACCAGACAACCGATGCATACTCCAGGACAGGCAGAACCAGAGCCCTAAACAGGACCAAGAggctataaagagatctgaaatCTCTTGAGGACCTGAAAATGAAACCAAGCAAAGACCCAGCTCTAGACGTCATACCACAAATATGTTCCAATGGACTAAGAGAAGGACTCATAACAACGCCCAAGTCCTTGAATTTCAACACTCTCTTCAATGGAGCACCCCTCAAAAAGTACTGGAAGTCAAGTACGTTAGATCCACGCCTAAAAGACATCATGACACACTTGGCATCATTCAAGGCCATACCATTATTGAGGCACCATTCATCAATCCTGTCAAGTGAGCCCTGCAAAGC
The sequence above is drawn from the Nilaparvata lugens isolate BPH chromosome 2, ASM1435652v1, whole genome shotgun sequence genome and encodes:
- the LOC120349659 gene encoding uncharacterized protein LOC120349659 — encoded protein: MYADDVKLFDVVKPGLGHVALQGSLDRIDEWCLNNGMALNDAKCVMMSFRRGSNVLDFQYFLRGAPLKRVLKFKDLGVVMSPSLSPLEHICGMTSRAGSLLGFIFRSSRDFRSLYSLLVLFRALVLPVLEYASVVWSPYHQYQIDQLHRVQRRFVRMLGCRMGFAYFDVSVMELENRFGLLPLAQRRRLNDLVLLFKLVNGTLDCPELLAGIDICAPRGTRSRTIFRRCLHTTAYTYNSGLSRILRSGCEAAAAGIEFFGVSAMAFKGAVLQLGL